A single region of the Fimbriimonadaceae bacterium genome encodes:
- a CDS encoding cysteine desulfurase: protein MRRIYLDHAATTPMLPEVREAMLPWLNVEFGNPSSLHAEGRKAKEAIDAAREILSDSIGSLFAEVLFTSSGTEAANLAIVGAALANDDPKRNRILVSAAEHHCVLHLQPLLEKLGYKVELIPVTSEAETKPDAVKEKLSDNVLMVCVMHANNELGTINDIAEIGSSVKANGSLMMVDAVQTYGVLPINVKTFPIDLLTFAAHKLYGPKGVGAIYIRAGTKVKPILYGGGQEREMRAGTENVGNIVGFAEAVKQVLPNDEGRLRKRQTRDTFLAVLMAEPSAGVRLTVDPRQATPILPGHIHLRFPGISAESMLIRLDRMGISASSGAACSSGSLEPSHVLLACGYTEQEASKGLRFTFGIHTTVEDAKEAAARVVEAASQVRGTKSSPIR, encoded by the coding sequence ATGCGCCGCATTTACCTCGACCACGCCGCGACTACCCCCATGCTCCCCGAAGTCCGGGAAGCCATGCTGCCGTGGCTAAACGTCGAGTTCGGCAATCCCAGCAGCCTCCACGCCGAGGGCCGCAAAGCCAAAGAGGCCATCGACGCCGCCCGGGAAATCCTCAGTGACTCCATCGGCTCTCTCTTCGCCGAGGTCCTCTTCACATCTTCCGGAACTGAGGCCGCCAACCTCGCCATCGTTGGGGCTGCCCTCGCAAACGACGATCCAAAAAGAAACCGCATCCTTGTCAGCGCCGCCGAGCACCATTGCGTTCTTCACCTTCAACCCCTTCTCGAAAAACTCGGCTACAAAGTTGAGCTTATCCCGGTCACATCCGAGGCAGAAACAAAGCCTGATGCAGTAAAGGAAAAGCTCAGTGACAATGTGCTCATGGTCTGCGTCATGCACGCCAACAACGAGCTCGGCACCATCAACGACATCGCCGAGATCGGCAGCTCCGTAAAAGCAAACGGCAGCCTGATGATGGTGGACGCCGTCCAAACCTACGGTGTCCTCCCCATAAACGTCAAAACGTTCCCCATCGATCTTCTCACCTTCGCCGCTCACAAGCTCTACGGACCCAAGGGAGTCGGCGCGATCTACATCCGCGCAGGAACCAAGGTCAAACCGATCCTCTACGGTGGCGGGCAAGAGCGGGAGATGCGAGCAGGAACTGAAAACGTCGGCAACATCGTCGGCTTTGCCGAAGCCGTCAAACAGGTTCTTCCCAACGACGAAGGCCGCCTGCGCAAACGCCAAACCCGCGACACATTTCTCGCCGTCCTCATGGCAGAACCCTCCGCTGGTGTGCGCCTGACCGTAGACCCCAGACAAGCCACCCCCATCCTTCCCGGACACATTCACCTCCGCTTCCCGGGCATCAGCGCCGAATCCATGCTCATCCGCCTCGATCGTATGGGAATCAGCGCGAGCAGTGGAGCTGCCTGTTCGTCGGGGAGTCTGGAGCCAAGCCACGTCCTCCTCGCCTGCGGATACACCGAACAAGAGGCCAGCAAAGGGCTCCGATTCACCTTCGGGATCCACACAACCGTCGAGGATGCAAAGGAAGCCGCTGCCAGAGTCGTCGAGGCCGCTTCCCAGGTCCGGGGAACCAAATCAAGCCCGATCAGGTAA
- a CDS encoding 1-acyl-sn-glycerol-3-phosphate acyltransferase, giving the protein MRALKTSWYWFVRNLVRIGFFVFTGGFTVRYKERVPKKGAVIVAPNHVSYLDPPAVACAIPRMLSFMAKAELFKSKAFGWLISSLGSFPVKRGAGDREAIRLALQILEMEKAIIMFPEGTRGFGEYLGPFNKGVSLLARKTGAWVQPVGICGTFKRWPKGSKKMRFGRVKVLFGEPMRYADIPADSEKEREEKFLAELERRILELCHEGGYDVRSASSNPATKAPADLDASTEPTTPDAGAAPDRS; this is encoded by the coding sequence ATGCGCGCCCTCAAAACAAGCTGGTATTGGTTTGTCCGGAACCTGGTGCGGATCGGTTTTTTTGTATTCACGGGCGGGTTTACGGTTCGGTACAAGGAGCGCGTGCCCAAGAAGGGGGCGGTGATTGTAGCTCCCAATCACGTCAGTTATCTCGACCCGCCAGCGGTGGCTTGCGCCATTCCCCGAATGCTGAGCTTTATGGCCAAGGCCGAGCTGTTTAAGTCGAAGGCGTTTGGCTGGCTGATCTCCTCCCTTGGGTCCTTCCCTGTTAAGCGGGGGGCGGGGGATCGGGAGGCGATTCGGCTTGCCCTGCAGATCCTTGAGATGGAGAAGGCGATCATCATGTTTCCCGAGGGGACACGGGGATTTGGGGAGTATTTGGGGCCGTTCAACAAGGGCGTAAGCCTGCTTGCCCGGAAGACGGGGGCGTGGGTTCAGCCGGTAGGGATTTGTGGCACGTTCAAGCGTTGGCCGAAGGGCAGCAAGAAGATGCGCTTTGGACGGGTGAAGGTTCTTTTTGGTGAGCCTATGCGATACGCCGACATCCCGGCAGACTCGGAAAAAGAGCGCGAAGAGAAGTTTTTAGCTGAGCTTGAGCGGCGGATTTTGGAGCTTTGCCACGAGGGTGGCTACGACGTCAGAAGCGCTTCGTCCAACCCAGCGACCAAAGCACCTGCTGATCTCGATGCATCCACCGAACCGACAACCCCCGATGCGGGCGCAGCTCCAGACCGTTCGTGA
- a CDS encoding right-handed parallel beta-helix repeat-containing protein yields MTSLILAATLAYAPMQNINLTPGLTITQSCKVNRAEFLRPWGDESGKTGVITIKGEGITVDFNGATLRGTPETTEPDQRKGTGIRIEGKNITIRNLNVRGYKIGLIADGVEGLNLFDCDVSYNWKQHLKSTLEAEDTADWMSYHHNETDEWLKYGAAIYLKGCTGFEVKRARVNGGQCGLMMTNSTKGLVWNSDFSFNSGVGVGLYRSSDNRIMHNKIDWCVRGYSHGVYNRGQDSTGIIIFEQCHRNTFAFNSATHGGDGFFLWAGQHTMDTGQGGCNDNLLYGNDFSHSPANAIEATFSRNVFVNNFLVDCWHGVWGGYSYDTAILGNVFGMNGESIAIEHGQKNRIAYNYFDTDNNALYLWQNDNPPDPKWGYPKNKDTRNVGSEVFANVFRDVTGIAVDLGSGSDIGIRENMFDGYKTAFNYRGTQSGIEIEKNTLRGTLPTYKDGIQNVDNQWMQIGRPISAEIMTRGGNSFTDTPSAPLGTRSIEKQRDDLLDKLWKLWNPFGVSTVLPKPVRDYLGPDRTKLAEAEVQKYAVKPMDGGLNAFLPAGHPRGRRYMMVDEWGPYDFKRPILWPVGKTIEGNKVFEVTGPEGEFRLSVKKGLGLVQVNSKSLRQTNGETWYTLPATIEIQPSLASSNDRELGIIYVGKSAVTDYRGVVTPAGKPFKFGWSQFLAPIDWNVKFVAWDANSDPRTKLDAFHKLFDGPPVKQEKMTELKIVDGMPGLPANNYGTLAEGTLTIDPGNYILDVTADDGVRVWLDGKLLLDEWHWQGPTAYPIKVKLGGKHKIRIEHFEIDGYSTLQLRVKKA; encoded by the coding sequence ATGACTTCCCTGATTCTCGCCGCCACGCTTGCTTATGCTCCGATGCAAAACATCAACCTCACACCGGGACTGACCATCACCCAGTCATGCAAAGTCAATCGGGCTGAGTTCCTGCGTCCATGGGGCGACGAGAGCGGCAAAACCGGCGTGATCACCATCAAAGGCGAAGGCATCACCGTCGACTTCAACGGAGCCACGCTGCGGGGCACACCCGAAACCACCGAGCCCGATCAGCGAAAGGGAACAGGCATCCGCATTGAAGGCAAGAACATCACGATCAGAAATTTGAACGTTCGGGGTTATAAGATCGGCCTCATCGCCGATGGTGTGGAGGGTCTCAACCTCTTCGACTGCGATGTCAGCTACAACTGGAAACAGCACCTGAAGAGCACACTCGAAGCCGAAGACACCGCCGACTGGATGAGTTACCACCACAACGAAACGGACGAGTGGCTCAAATACGGCGCGGCGATCTACCTCAAAGGCTGCACCGGATTTGAAGTCAAGCGAGCCCGCGTCAACGGCGGTCAATGCGGCCTGATGATGACGAACTCAACCAAAGGGCTCGTCTGGAACAGCGATTTCTCCTTCAACAGTGGCGTCGGTGTCGGCCTCTACCGCAGCTCTGACAACCGCATCATGCACAACAAGATCGACTGGTGCGTTCGCGGATACTCCCACGGCGTCTACAACCGAGGACAAGACTCCACGGGCATCATCATCTTCGAGCAATGCCATCGAAACACTTTCGCCTTTAACTCAGCAACCCACGGCGGCGATGGCTTCTTCCTTTGGGCTGGTCAGCACACGATGGATACGGGGCAAGGCGGCTGCAACGACAATCTGCTCTATGGCAACGATTTCAGCCACTCCCCCGCAAACGCGATTGAGGCCACGTTCAGCCGAAACGTCTTCGTCAACAACTTTTTGGTGGACTGCTGGCACGGGGTCTGGGGTGGTTATAGCTACGACACTGCGATCCTTGGAAATGTCTTTGGGATGAATGGCGAGTCCATCGCCATCGAGCACGGGCAAAAGAACCGCATTGCCTACAACTACTTCGACACCGACAACAACGCGCTGTATCTGTGGCAAAACGACAACCCGCCCGATCCAAAGTGGGGCTACCCCAAGAACAAAGACACGCGCAACGTGGGATCAGAGGTCTTCGCCAACGTATTCCGCGACGTCACCGGCATCGCCGTCGATCTTGGTTCTGGCTCAGACATCGGCATCCGCGAGAACATGTTCGACGGCTACAAGACCGCCTTTAACTACCGAGGAACCCAGTCCGGTATTGAGATTGAAAAGAACACTCTTCGCGGCACGCTTCCGACCTATAAGGACGGCATCCAGAACGTCGACAACCAGTGGATGCAGATCGGCAGGCCCATCTCGGCTGAGATCATGACGCGAGGCGGCAACTCGTTTACCGACACCCCCAGCGCCCCCCTCGGAACCCGCTCCATCGAAAAGCAAAGAGACGATCTTCTTGACAAGCTTTGGAAGCTCTGGAACCCGTTTGGTGTGTCCACGGTCCTGCCCAAGCCCGTCCGCGACTATCTCGGCCCGGACCGCACGAAACTTGCCGAAGCCGAAGTCCAAAAGTACGCCGTCAAACCGATGGACGGCGGCCTCAACGCGTTTCTACCAGCAGGCCATCCGCGTGGACGCCGGTACATGATGGTGGACGAATGGGGCCCCTACGACTTCAAGCGCCCGATTTTGTGGCCGGTCGGAAAGACCATCGAGGGCAACAAAGTCTTCGAAGTCACCGGGCCTGAAGGGGAGTTTCGCCTATCGGTCAAAAAAGGACTCGGTCTGGTACAGGTGAACAGCAAGTCGCTAAGGCAGACAAACGGCGAAACTTGGTACACGCTCCCCGCAACCATCGAGATTCAGCCGAGCCTTGCCTCGTCCAACGACCGCGAACTCGGCATCATCTACGTCGGCAAAAGCGCCGTCACCGACTACCGCGGAGTCGTCACCCCCGCCGGAAAGCCCTTCAAATTCGGATGGTCGCAGTTCCTCGCCCCCATCGATTGGAACGTTAAGTTCGTGGCGTGGGATGCAAACTCGGACCCGCGCACCAAGCTCGACGCCTTCCACAAGCTGTTCGACGGCCCGCCCGTCAAACAAGAGAAGATGACCGAGCTCAAGATCGTTGACGGGATGCCGGGACTCCCTGCAAACAACTACGGAACCCTCGCCGAAGGCACCTTAACCATCGATCCGGGCAACTACATCCTTGATGTCACTGCCGATGACGGCGTTCGTGTGTGGCTTGACGGCAAGCTTTTGCTTGACGAATGGCATTGGCAAGGTCCAACGGCGTATCCGATCAAAGTCAAGCTCGGCGGCAAGCACAAAATCCGCATCGAACATTTCGAAATCGACGGCTACTCAACGCTGCAACTCCGTGTAAAAAAGGCCTGA
- the pyk gene encoding pyruvate kinase — protein sequence MKRRTKIVCTLGPAVDTREKIKELIDAGMNVARLNCSHGDWESKAAAVAWIRELSPDLGPVAILADLQGPKFRIGELKGGVVDLKAGESVTVGEKDGVLIPIRQPEIVRVLATGDRILMGDGEIELRLGAKHEGYWDAKVVNGGPLKSKKGLTVVGRVFDTPALTDRDRQDVYEACRLGVDFIALSYVKTAADMRELRRLTDTYDKDIRLCAKIETKEALRNIEEILKTSDVIMVARGDLGLQMDLEQVPMAQKKIIRKCNEAGKPVITATQMLESMMTVARPTRAEASDVANAILDGTDAIMLSGETASGAYPIEAVKTMAKIACEAEDMLDHEALLNKPVKRNELESTEAVAHSTARLASLIGAKAILTTTTSGQTTRLVSKFRPDMPILCATWDNKTQLQMAVVWGVEAIHIGLPSTTDEIVERAMDGFLRHKRLKVGDSVIVTAGVPAGAPGNTNLILHQFVK from the coding sequence ATGAAACGACGCACAAAGATTGTCTGCACACTCGGGCCCGCCGTGGATACGCGCGAAAAGATCAAGGAGCTGATCGACGCGGGGATGAACGTTGCCCGGCTTAACTGCAGCCACGGCGACTGGGAGAGCAAGGCGGCGGCTGTCGCTTGGATTCGGGAGCTCTCGCCCGACCTTGGTCCGGTGGCGATCCTGGCTGACCTGCAGGGGCCCAAGTTTAGGATCGGTGAGCTGAAGGGCGGCGTGGTGGACTTGAAGGCTGGTGAGAGCGTCACGGTTGGAGAGAAGGATGGGGTGCTCATTCCAATTCGTCAGCCGGAGATCGTTCGAGTTTTGGCGACGGGCGACCGGATTTTGATGGGCGACGGAGAGATTGAGCTTCGATTGGGCGCCAAGCATGAGGGGTATTGGGATGCGAAAGTCGTCAATGGAGGCCCCCTCAAGAGCAAAAAAGGCTTGACGGTTGTGGGGAGGGTCTTCGACACCCCAGCTCTGACGGATCGAGACCGCCAGGACGTTTACGAAGCCTGTCGGTTGGGGGTGGATTTCATCGCGCTGAGCTATGTGAAGACAGCAGCTGATATGCGCGAACTTCGGCGGCTCACCGACACCTACGACAAGGACATCCGGCTGTGTGCGAAGATTGAAACCAAAGAAGCGCTGCGCAACATCGAAGAGATCTTGAAGACGAGCGATGTCATCATGGTCGCGCGGGGCGACCTTGGCCTACAGATGGACCTTGAACAGGTGCCGATGGCGCAGAAAAAGATCATCCGCAAATGCAATGAAGCGGGCAAGCCGGTGATCACGGCCACGCAGATGCTTGAGAGCATGATGACGGTGGCGCGGCCAACGCGGGCGGAGGCCTCCGACGTTGCGAACGCAATTTTGGACGGTACGGACGCGATCATGCTTAGCGGCGAGACGGCTTCCGGCGCGTATCCGATTGAAGCGGTCAAGACGATGGCAAAGATCGCGTGTGAAGCAGAGGATATGCTCGACCACGAGGCGCTTTTGAACAAGCCGGTGAAGCGCAATGAACTGGAGTCGACGGAGGCTGTGGCGCACTCCACGGCGAGGCTGGCGAGCCTGATTGGGGCGAAGGCGATTTTGACGACCACCACAAGCGGGCAGACGACACGTTTGGTGAGCAAATTCCGGCCGGACATGCCGATCTTGTGTGCGACTTGGGACAATAAAACTCAGCTTCAGATGGCGGTGGTGTGGGGCGTTGAGGCCATTCATATCGGCCTGCCCAGCACGACAGACGAAATCGTTGAGCGGGCGATGGACGGATTTCTTCGACACAAACGTCTAAAGGTTGGGGACTCGGTGATCGTAACGGCGGGCGTACCGGCAGGAGCCCCTGGGAATACGAACCTGATCCTGCATCAATTTGTGAAATGA
- a CDS encoding acyl-CoA/acyl-ACP dehydrogenase: MTPQEVLHEAETYLREEVGPSAADIDLDPEALRKALRGLCDKNLMALKRPMEFGGPALPEKEFREFQEASARYSGSLSFLMTQHQSAVSLIAKCDNDGLKAEYLPRMAGGERLLGIGISQLRRAGDPMITAERVEGGYVINGSVPWITGWSFYPEYIVGATLPDGKAVYGIAPLETIAQAPPNAGTTTLSEPMRLCAMESAQTVGATLRDWFIPDSLILFIKPSEWARRNDMINIVLQGHYAIGCARAGLDVLERNAEKKPLPFLPVTYSALLEEFGACRAAMGKAQESGLDVVTDEKLRIRAWAIELAVRCAHAAIVSSSGAANIITHPAQRIYREALVYSVSAQTTDIMEATLSRLTRDSSG, translated from the coding sequence TTGACTCCCCAAGAAGTGTTGCACGAAGCAGAAACCTATCTTCGAGAAGAGGTCGGGCCGAGTGCGGCGGATATCGACCTTGATCCTGAGGCCCTGCGCAAAGCCCTCAGGGGTCTTTGCGACAAGAATTTGATGGCGCTCAAGCGTCCGATGGAGTTTGGCGGGCCTGCGCTGCCCGAGAAAGAGTTTAGAGAGTTTCAAGAGGCAAGTGCGCGCTATTCGGGCTCGCTCTCCTTCTTGATGACCCAACATCAGAGCGCGGTATCGCTCATCGCCAAATGCGACAACGACGGTTTGAAGGCCGAGTACCTTCCGCGCATGGCGGGCGGTGAACGGTTGCTCGGCATTGGGATCAGCCAGTTGCGAAGGGCAGGAGATCCGATGATCACGGCTGAGAGGGTCGAAGGCGGCTATGTTATCAACGGGTCGGTGCCTTGGATCACGGGCTGGAGCTTCTATCCTGAATACATCGTTGGCGCAACGCTGCCCGACGGTAAGGCGGTTTACGGGATTGCCCCATTGGAGACGATAGCGCAGGCTCCCCCAAATGCCGGCACGACGACGCTCTCCGAACCGATGCGGCTGTGTGCGATGGAGTCGGCGCAGACGGTGGGCGCGACGCTAAGGGATTGGTTTATCCCCGATTCTTTGATCCTGTTCATCAAGCCATCGGAGTGGGCTCGCCGCAACGACATGATCAACATCGTCCTGCAGGGTCATTATGCGATTGGGTGCGCGCGGGCGGGGCTTGACGTTTTGGAGCGCAACGCCGAGAAGAAACCACTTCCGTTCTTGCCAGTGACTTACAGCGCGCTGCTTGAGGAGTTTGGGGCTTGCAGGGCCGCGATGGGCAAGGCTCAGGAGAGTGGGCTTGATGTGGTGACCGATGAGAAGCTGCGCATTAGGGCCTGGGCGATTGAGCTTGCCGTGCGCTGCGCCCATGCGGCGATCGTGTCTTCCAGCGGAGCGGCAAACATCATCACTCACCCCGCTCAACGGATTTATCGGGAGGCGCTGGTCTATAGCGTGAGTGCGCAAACGACCGACATCATGGAGGCGACGCTGAGCCGGTTGACGCGAGATTCATCGGGTTAG
- the glyS gene encoding glycine--tRNA ligase subunit beta — translation MPDLLLELGVEELPATFVKKAYTDLAQNIETRLTEANIPFTQGNPPIGTPRRLIVHFSDVADRQPDQVKEQRGPALAAAFDADGNPSKAMEGFCRGQGVDPGQAEKRDGYVWVTKTIPGRPTLEVLSEVLPASIRGLNFDKSMRWGASKMRFARPIRWILASFGGSVVPFDVEGVQAGLESRGHRFYSPDAFGAKSYEELVNGLLSRKVEPDPAEREKTIREVATISASGTAEMPDALVAENVFLTEWPTPIEGSFKTSYMDLPVSVLVTAMAKHEKMFPIRDSNGKLTNKFIFIRNSGEDETVRAGTEWVLNARFNDAKFFFDEDKKHSISAFLDKCEGIVFQEKLGSVRQRADRLAKLASLVAQESGGPEEEIEFAATAGLYAKADLSTGLVSELASLQGVVGGEYMRREGFPDAACHAVASHYDLGKNPNPPNCAGSRTAVRLQMADQLDKLAGYLGLGLIPTSSSDPFGLRRAVTLLIEAAWMMPGMTSDYQDLLTKASEIYRGQGHELDLSKTLTAAKELFVARYVNLFPDAEKDHLDAAIQADDPSRAFNPEAVKFGLECVKLIADDIPLIQTATRPINIVSAAEQKGIGFEKLAPLQSLDRTALDSAEGLSLALALDEANAADKSTPGKMVAALRKLQGPINAFFDSTMVMVEDEKVRTARLTLLQAARIQLLQACDFTKIVVEG, via the coding sequence ATGCCCGATCTGCTCCTTGAGCTTGGTGTTGAAGAACTGCCCGCGACCTTCGTCAAGAAGGCTTACACCGACCTTGCCCAAAACATCGAGACAAGGCTCACCGAGGCGAACATCCCTTTTACTCAAGGCAATCCTCCGATTGGAACGCCGCGACGGCTCATCGTGCATTTTTCCGACGTTGCCGACCGGCAGCCCGACCAGGTGAAGGAGCAGCGCGGTCCTGCGCTTGCGGCGGCTTTTGATGCGGACGGCAACCCCAGTAAGGCGATGGAGGGGTTTTGTCGGGGCCAGGGGGTCGATCCCGGTCAGGCAGAGAAGCGCGACGGCTACGTTTGGGTGACGAAGACGATCCCTGGGCGTCCGACCCTCGAAGTGCTTTCTGAGGTTTTGCCTGCGTCAATTCGAGGGCTGAACTTCGATAAGTCGATGCGGTGGGGCGCCTCTAAGATGCGCTTTGCCCGTCCCATTCGGTGGATTCTGGCCTCGTTTGGTGGCAGCGTCGTTCCTTTTGACGTGGAGGGCGTCCAGGCGGGGTTGGAGAGCCGAGGGCATCGCTTCTATAGCCCGGATGCGTTCGGAGCGAAGAGCTACGAAGAGTTGGTGAACGGGTTGCTTTCACGCAAAGTTGAGCCCGATCCAGCAGAGCGCGAAAAGACCATTCGTGAAGTGGCGACCATTAGCGCGAGCGGAACCGCAGAGATGCCGGATGCGCTTGTTGCCGAGAACGTCTTTCTAACGGAGTGGCCCACACCGATCGAGGGCAGCTTCAAGACTTCCTACATGGATTTACCGGTATCAGTGCTCGTGACAGCGATGGCGAAGCACGAGAAGATGTTTCCGATCCGTGACAGTAACGGAAAGCTGACGAACAAGTTCATTTTCATCCGGAATTCGGGGGAAGATGAGACGGTTAGGGCTGGGACCGAATGGGTGCTGAACGCTCGATTCAACGATGCCAAATTCTTCTTCGATGAGGACAAGAAGCACTCGATCTCTGCTTTTCTCGACAAGTGCGAAGGGATTGTGTTCCAGGAAAAGTTAGGCTCGGTTCGGCAACGGGCTGACCGGCTTGCCAAGCTGGCGTCTTTGGTGGCGCAGGAGTCGGGTGGGCCGGAGGAAGAGATTGAGTTTGCGGCAACGGCAGGTCTGTATGCCAAGGCCGACCTCTCAACGGGTCTTGTCAGCGAGTTGGCTTCATTGCAGGGCGTGGTGGGCGGCGAGTATATGCGGCGGGAGGGCTTCCCGGATGCCGCATGTCATGCAGTGGCGAGCCACTATGATTTGGGCAAGAATCCGAACCCGCCGAACTGCGCAGGCTCGCGGACGGCGGTTCGCCTGCAGATGGCGGACCAGCTCGACAAGCTAGCGGGCTACCTCGGGTTGGGTTTGATTCCCACGAGTTCGAGCGATCCGTTTGGGCTCCGTCGAGCGGTGACGCTGTTGATCGAGGCGGCGTGGATGATGCCGGGGATGACGTCGGACTATCAAGATTTGCTCACCAAGGCATCGGAGATTTATCGGGGGCAGGGACACGAGTTGGACCTGTCTAAAACCCTAACTGCGGCGAAAGAGCTTTTCGTGGCGCGGTACGTCAATCTGTTCCCGGATGCCGAGAAGGATCACTTGGATGCGGCGATTCAGGCGGACGACCCGAGTCGCGCCTTTAATCCTGAGGCGGTGAAATTTGGGCTTGAGTGCGTCAAGCTGATCGCTGACGATATTCCGCTTATCCAGACGGCGACGCGTCCGATCAATATTGTGAGTGCGGCAGAACAGAAGGGGATCGGATTTGAAAAGCTGGCCCCTTTGCAATCGCTCGACCGGACTGCTTTGGACTCGGCTGAGGGTTTGAGCTTGGCGTTGGCGCTGGACGAAGCGAATGCCGCCGACAAATCTACGCCTGGAAAGATGGTTGCTGCCCTGCGAAAGCTTCAGGGGCCGATCAACGCATTCTTTGATTCGACGATGGTGATGGTTGAGGATGAGAAGGTGCGAACGGCACGACTGACACTTCTTCAGGCCGCGCGAATTCAGCTTTTGCAGGCTTGCGACTTCACGAAGATTGTGGTGGAGGGTTGA
- the rmuC gene encoding DNA recombination protein RmuC: protein MENLWVLVAGVVGLVGGYFIARAILRAQQSGSSELLQAKTQEAEEIRKQLSEVQSDRAKFEERAGRVGALESERSELTAKIAQLSTHVATLESEKKNLEETKKFLEEAEKELKEAFLAASTTALEKNNARFLELANERFNALKKESAGDLEQRKQAIDQLVKPINEALAGYQKKIEEIEKSRIDSTATVTEQIRALGDLQKGLHNQTQNLVQALRNPATRGRWGEMHLKNVVRMAGLIEYCDFTEQVSVTTEDVRQRPDLIVRLPNNQQIVVDAKAPTSTYLDAMEMEEEGARAERLKHHAVLIRQHVQKLSSKSYWQAFESAEFVVLFLPLESEYSSALHQDPELIEFGAKNNVIIATPTTLIALLKAVAYGWRQEQLAQSAKEVSELGKSLYESIRTMAGNFQRVGRNLDTAVKSYNDTVGSLEARVLPRARRFHETKVAVGEEVAQLEPVVGNVRNLASADWPALLPATEDVPLKALVSDEPVEETIES, encoded by the coding sequence ATGGAAAATCTTTGGGTTCTTGTCGCGGGAGTGGTGGGCTTGGTTGGCGGATACTTTATCGCCAGAGCGATCTTGCGTGCTCAGCAGTCGGGATCTTCCGAACTGTTGCAGGCAAAGACCCAAGAGGCAGAGGAGATCCGCAAGCAGCTTTCGGAGGTCCAGTCGGATCGTGCGAAGTTCGAAGAGCGGGCCGGGCGGGTGGGCGCTCTGGAATCTGAGCGCTCGGAGCTCACCGCTAAGATCGCTCAGTTGAGTACGCACGTCGCGACGCTTGAATCGGAGAAGAAAAACCTCGAAGAGACGAAGAAGTTCCTTGAGGAGGCTGAGAAGGAGCTCAAGGAGGCTTTCCTTGCCGCATCGACTACTGCGCTCGAGAAGAATAACGCACGCTTCTTAGAGTTAGCGAATGAGCGCTTTAATGCCCTGAAGAAGGAGTCGGCTGGGGACCTGGAGCAGCGAAAGCAGGCCATTGATCAATTGGTCAAACCGATCAACGAGGCCTTAGCGGGCTATCAGAAAAAGATTGAGGAGATTGAGAAGTCCAGGATCGACTCAACGGCGACGGTCACCGAGCAGATTCGCGCACTGGGCGATCTTCAAAAGGGTCTTCACAACCAAACTCAGAACCTTGTGCAGGCTTTGCGCAACCCTGCGACTCGCGGACGTTGGGGCGAGATGCACCTGAAGAACGTCGTACGGATGGCGGGCCTGATCGAGTACTGCGACTTCACGGAGCAGGTTTCCGTGACTACCGAAGATGTCCGCCAGCGTCCTGACCTGATCGTGCGCCTGCCGAACAACCAGCAGATCGTCGTCGATGCCAAGGCGCCGACCTCGACCTATTTGGATGCGATGGAGATGGAGGAGGAGGGCGCGCGGGCCGAGCGGCTCAAGCACCACGCCGTCTTGATTCGTCAGCACGTGCAGAAGCTTTCGAGCAAGTCATATTGGCAAGCGTTCGAGTCGGCCGAGTTTGTGGTTTTGTTCTTGCCGTTGGAGTCGGAGTACAGTTCGGCGCTCCACCAAGACCCAGAGTTGATCGAGTTTGGTGCGAAGAACAACGTGATTATTGCAACGCCGACAACCTTGATTGCCCTTCTCAAGGCGGTGGCTTACGGTTGGCGACAAGAGCAGCTTGCGCAGAGCGCCAAAGAGGTCAGCGAGCTTGGCAAGAGCCTCTATGAGAGCATTCGCACAATGGCGGGGAATTTCCAGCGTGTGGGGCGGAATTTGGATACAGCGGTGAAGTCGTACAACGATACGGTTGGGTCGTTGGAAGCGCGGGTGCTTCCTCGCGCACGGCGGTTCCACGAAACCAAGGTTGCGGTTGGCGAGGAGGTCGCCCAGTTGGAGCCGGTTGTCGGCAACGTTCGCAATTTGGCGTCGGCGGATTGGCCTGCCTTGCTGCCCGCGACAGAAGACGTGCCACTCAAAGCTCTGGTTTCTGATGAGCCTGTGGAAGAAACTATTGAGTCCTAA
- the crcB gene encoding fluoride efflux transporter CrcB, whose amino-acid sequence MPSWSDSLVVFLGAGVGALGRFWISFAFASKSTIPGFPWATFIVNVVGSILIGVLMGVMFRQEMSGSWRVFLGVGVLGGFTTFSTFSWEAFQLVDQGRGLMALLYVLGSVAFGILGCWLAWSLARG is encoded by the coding sequence GTGCCTTCGTGGTCGGATAGTCTCGTTGTTTTCTTGGGCGCTGGAGTCGGCGCGCTTGGCCGGTTTTGGATTAGCTTCGCCTTTGCATCCAAATCGACTATCCCTGGATTCCCTTGGGCGACGTTTATCGTCAATGTTGTCGGCTCAATCCTGATCGGCGTTTTGATGGGGGTTATGTTCCGGCAAGAGATGTCCGGATCGTGGCGTGTGTTTTTGGGCGTCGGAGTGTTGGGCGGCTTTACAACTTTTTCCACATTCTCCTGGGAGGCATTCCAACTTGTAGACCAGGGTCGGGGGTTGATGGCGCTGCTTTATGTGTTGGGAAGCGTGGCGTTTGGGATTCTGGGATGCTGGTTGGCATGGTCACTGGCGCGGGGATGA